The Pan troglodytes isolate AG18354 chromosome 7, NHGRI_mPanTro3-v2.0_pri, whole genome shotgun sequence genome has a window encoding:
- the AP3M2 gene encoding AP-3 complex subunit mu-2 isoform X2, translated as MQEGKIGPGLERWDYFGVCSEPVIKDNVVVVYEVLEEMLDNGFPLATESNILKELIKPPTILRTVVNTITGSTNVGDQLPTGQLSVVPWRRTGVKYTNNEAYFDVIEEIDAIIDKSGSTITAEIQGVIDACVKLTGMPDLTLSFMNPRLLDDVSFHPCVRFKRWESERILSFIPPDGNFRLLSYHVSAQNLVAIPVYVKHNISFRDSSSLGRFEITVGPKQTMGKTIEGVTVTSQMPKGVLNMSLTPSQGTHTFDPVTKMLSWDVGKINPQKLPSLKGTMSLQAGASKPDENPTINLQFKIQQLAISGLKVNRLDMYGEKYKPFKGIKYMTKAGKFQVRT; from the exons ATGCAGGAGGGGAAGATTGGGCCTGGTCTTGAAAGATGG GATTATTTTGGAGTCTGTTCAGAGCCAGTGATCAAAGACAATGTAGTTGTGGTTTATGAGGTATTGGAAGAGATGCTTGACAATGGTTTTCCATTGGCTACCGAGTCGAACATTCTTAAAGAACTCATAAAGCCTCCCACCATCCTTCGAACGGTTGTCAACACCATCACAG GAAGCACGAATGTGGGTGACCAGCTTCCCACTGGGCAGCTGTCAGTGGTGCCTTGGCGACGGACTGGGGTGAAATACACCAACAATGAGGCCTATTTTGATGTGATTGAAGAGATTGATGCAATTATTGATAAATCAG GCTCCACAATTACTGCTGAGATCCAGGGGGTGATTGATGCCTGTGTCAAGCTGACTGGCATGCCAGACCTTACACTTTCCTTCATG AACCCTAGGTTGTTGGATGATGTCAGCTTCCATCCTTGTGTTCGTTTCAAGCGCTGGGAATCTGAGCGCATCCTCTCCTTCATCCCTCCTGATGGAAACTTCCGCCTGCTGTCTTACCATGTCAGTGCACAGAA TCTGGTTGCAATCCCAGTGTATGTCAAACATAACATCAGTTTCCGGGACAGTAGTTCCCTTGGACGCTTTGAAATAACGGTGGGACCCAAGCAGACGATGGGGAAGACCATTGAGGGAGTGACTGTCACCAGCCAGATGCCCAAGGGGGTCCTGAACATGAGCCTTACTCCATCACAGGGGACACACACATTCGACCCAGTCACAAAG atgCTGTCTTGGGATGTAggaaaaataaatccacaaaagCTACCAAGTTTGAAGGGGACCATGAGTCTTCAGGCTGGAGCTTCCAAACCAGATGAAAACCCCACAATTAACCTGCAGTTTAAGATCCAGCAGCTGGCCATTTCTG GACTCAAGGTGAATCGTCTGGATATGTATGGAGAAAAGTACAAACCCTTTAAGGGCATAAAATACATGACCAAAGCTGGGAAGTTCCAAGTTCGAACCTGA
- the AP3M2 gene encoding AP-3 complex subunit mu-2 isoform X1, which translates to MIHSLFLINSSGDIFLEKHWKSVVSRSVCDYFFEAQERATEAENVPPVIPTPHHYLLSVYRHKIFFVAVIQTEVPPLFVIEFLHRVVDTFQDYFGVCSEPVIKDNVVVVYEVLEEMLDNGFPLATESNILKELIKPPTILRTVVNTITGSTNVGDQLPTGQLSVVPWRRTGVKYTNNEAYFDVIEEIDAIIDKSGSTITAEIQGVIDACVKLTGMPDLTLSFMNPRLLDDVSFHPCVRFKRWESERILSFIPPDGNFRLLSYHVSAQNLVAIPVYVKHNISFRDSSSLGRFEITVGPKQTMGKTIEGVTVTSQMPKGVLNMSLTPSQGTHTFDPVTKMLSWDVGKINPQKLPSLKGTMSLQAGASKPDENPTINLQFKIQQLAISGLKVNRLDMYGEKYKPFKGIKYMTKAGKFQVRT; encoded by the exons ATGATCCATAGTCTTTTCTTGATCAACtcctctggagacattttcctggAGAAACATTGGAAAAGTGTGGTCAGCCGTTCTGTTTGTGATTACTTTTTTGAGGCGCAAGAGAGAGCTACTGAGGCAGAAAATGTGCCTCCGGTTATCCCTACCCCTCACCACTATCTCTTAAGTGTTTACCGCCACAAGATCTTTTTTGTGGCCGTGATCCAGACGGAGGTCCCCCCTCTGTTTGTCATTGAGTTTCTTCACCGAGTGGTGGACACATTTCAG GATTATTTTGGAGTCTGTTCAGAGCCAGTGATCAAAGACAATGTAGTTGTGGTTTATGAGGTATTGGAAGAGATGCTTGACAATGGTTTTCCATTGGCTACCGAGTCGAACATTCTTAAAGAACTCATAAAGCCTCCCACCATCCTTCGAACGGTTGTCAACACCATCACAG GAAGCACGAATGTGGGTGACCAGCTTCCCACTGGGCAGCTGTCAGTGGTGCCTTGGCGACGGACTGGGGTGAAATACACCAACAATGAGGCCTATTTTGATGTGATTGAAGAGATTGATGCAATTATTGATAAATCAG GCTCCACAATTACTGCTGAGATCCAGGGGGTGATTGATGCCTGTGTCAAGCTGACTGGCATGCCAGACCTTACACTTTCCTTCATG AACCCTAGGTTGTTGGATGATGTCAGCTTCCATCCTTGTGTTCGTTTCAAGCGCTGGGAATCTGAGCGCATCCTCTCCTTCATCCCTCCTGATGGAAACTTCCGCCTGCTGTCTTACCATGTCAGTGCACAGAA TCTGGTTGCAATCCCAGTGTATGTCAAACATAACATCAGTTTCCGGGACAGTAGTTCCCTTGGACGCTTTGAAATAACGGTGGGACCCAAGCAGACGATGGGGAAGACCATTGAGGGAGTGACTGTCACCAGCCAGATGCCCAAGGGGGTCCTGAACATGAGCCTTACTCCATCACAGGGGACACACACATTCGACCCAGTCACAAAG atgCTGTCTTGGGATGTAggaaaaataaatccacaaaagCTACCAAGTTTGAAGGGGACCATGAGTCTTCAGGCTGGAGCTTCCAAACCAGATGAAAACCCCACAATTAACCTGCAGTTTAAGATCCAGCAGCTGGCCATTTCTG GACTCAAGGTGAATCGTCTGGATATGTATGGAGAAAAGTACAAACCCTTTAAGGGCATAAAATACATGACCAAAGCTGGGAAGTTCCAAGTTCGAACCTGA
- the AP3M2 gene encoding AP-3 complex subunit mu-2 isoform X3 has translation MLDNGFPLATESNILKELIKPPTILRTVVNTITGSTNVGDQLPTGQLSVVPWRRTGVKYTNNEAYFDVIEEIDAIIDKSGSTITAEIQGVIDACVKLTGMPDLTLSFMNPRLLDDVSFHPCVRFKRWESERILSFIPPDGNFRLLSYHVSAQNLVAIPVYVKHNISFRDSSSLGRFEITVGPKQTMGKTIEGVTVTSQMPKGVLNMSLTPSQGTHTFDPVTKMLSWDVGKINPQKLPSLKGTMSLQAGASKPDENPTINLQFKIQQLAISGLKVNRLDMYGEKYKPFKGIKYMTKAGKFQVRT, from the exons ATGCTTGACAATGGTTTTCCATTGGCTACCGAGTCGAACATTCTTAAAGAACTCATAAAGCCTCCCACCATCCTTCGAACGGTTGTCAACACCATCACAG GAAGCACGAATGTGGGTGACCAGCTTCCCACTGGGCAGCTGTCAGTGGTGCCTTGGCGACGGACTGGGGTGAAATACACCAACAATGAGGCCTATTTTGATGTGATTGAAGAGATTGATGCAATTATTGATAAATCAG GCTCCACAATTACTGCTGAGATCCAGGGGGTGATTGATGCCTGTGTCAAGCTGACTGGCATGCCAGACCTTACACTTTCCTTCATG AACCCTAGGTTGTTGGATGATGTCAGCTTCCATCCTTGTGTTCGTTTCAAGCGCTGGGAATCTGAGCGCATCCTCTCCTTCATCCCTCCTGATGGAAACTTCCGCCTGCTGTCTTACCATGTCAGTGCACAGAA TCTGGTTGCAATCCCAGTGTATGTCAAACATAACATCAGTTTCCGGGACAGTAGTTCCCTTGGACGCTTTGAAATAACGGTGGGACCCAAGCAGACGATGGGGAAGACCATTGAGGGAGTGACTGTCACCAGCCAGATGCCCAAGGGGGTCCTGAACATGAGCCTTACTCCATCACAGGGGACACACACATTCGACCCAGTCACAAAG atgCTGTCTTGGGATGTAggaaaaataaatccacaaaagCTACCAAGTTTGAAGGGGACCATGAGTCTTCAGGCTGGAGCTTCCAAACCAGATGAAAACCCCACAATTAACCTGCAGTTTAAGATCCAGCAGCTGGCCATTTCTG GACTCAAGGTGAATCGTCTGGATATGTATGGAGAAAAGTACAAACCCTTTAAGGGCATAAAATACATGACCAAAGCTGGGAAGTTCCAAGTTCGAACCTGA
- the PLAT gene encoding tissue-type plasminogen activator isoform X2: protein MDAMKRGLCCVLLLCGAVFVSPSQEIHARFRRGARSYQGCSEPRCFNGGTCQQALYFSDFVCQCPEGFAGKCCEIDTRATCYEDQGISYRGTWSTAESGAECTNWNSSVLAQKPYSGRRPDAIRLGLGNHNYCRNPDRDSKPWCYVFKAGKYTSEFCSTPACSEGNSDCYFGNGSAYRGTHSLTESGASCLPWNSMILIGKVYTAQNPSAQALGLGKHNYCRNPDGDAKPWCHVLKNRRLTWEYCDVPSCSTCGLRQYSQPQFRIKGGLFADIASHPWQAAIFAKHRRSPGERFLCGGILISSCWILSAAHCFQERFPPHHLTVILGRTYRVVPGEEEQKFEVEKYIVHKEFDDDTYDNDIALLQLKSDSSRCAQESSVVRTVCLPPADLQLPDWTECELSGYGKHEALSPFYSERLKEAHVRLYPSSRCTSQHLLNRTVTDNMLCAGDTRSGGPQANLHDACQGDSGGPLVCLNDGRMTLVGIISWGLGCGQKDVPGVYTKVTNYLDWIRDNMRP from the exons GAAATCCATGCCCGATTCAGAAGAGGAGCCAGATCTTACCAAG gttgcagcgagccaaggtgTTTCAACGGGGGCACCTGCCAGCAGGCCCTGTACTTCTCAGATTTCGTGTGCCAGTGCCCCGAAGGATTTGCTGGGAAGTGCTGTGAAATAG ATACCAGGGCCACGTGCTACGAGGACCAGGGCATCAGCTACAGGGGCACGTGGAGCACAGCGGAGAGTGGCGCCGAGTGCACCAACTGGAACAGCAGCGTGTTGGCCCAGAAGCCCTACAGCGGGCGGAGGCCGGACGCCATCAGGCTGGGCCTGGGGAACCACAACTACTGCAG AAACCCAGATCGAGACTCAAAGCCCTGGTGCTACGTCTTTAAGGCGGGGAAGTACACCTCAGAGTTCTGCAGCACCCCCGCCTGCTCCGAGG GAAACAGTGACTGCTACTTTGGGAATGGGTCAGCCTACCGTGGCACGCACAGCCTCACCGAGTCGGGTGCCTCCTGCCTCCCGTGGAATTCCATGATCCTGATAGGCAAGGTTTACACAGCACAGAACCCCAGTGCCCAGGCACTGGGCCTGGGCAAACATAATTACTGCCG GAATCCTGATGGGGACGCCAAGCCCTGGTGCCATGTGCTGAAGAACCGCAGGCTGACGTGGGAGTACTGTGATGTGCCCTCCTGCT CCACCTGCGGCCTGAGACAGTACAGCCAGCCTCAGTTTCGCATCAAAGGAGGGCTCTTCGCCGACATCGCCTCCCACCCctggcaggctgccatctttgccaAGCACAGGAGGTCGCCCGGAGAGCGGTTCCTGTGCGGGGGCATACTCATCAGCTCCTGCTGGATTCTCTCTGCCGCCCACTGCTTCCAGGAGAG GTTTCCGCCCCACCACCTGACGGTGATCTTGGGCAGAACATACCGGGTGGTCCCTGGCGAGGAGGAGCAGAAATTTGAAGTAGAAAAATACATTGTCCATAAGGAATTCGATGATGACACTTACGACAATGACATTG cGCTGCTGCAGCTGAAATCGGATTCGTCCCGCTGTGCCCAGGAGAGCAGCGTGGTCCGCACTGTGTGCCTTCCCCCGGCGGACCTGCAGCTGCCGGACTGGACGGAGTGTGAGCTCTCCGGCTACGGCAAGCATGAGGCCT TGTCTCCTTTCTATTCGGAGCGGCTGAAGGAGGCTCATGTCAGACTGTACCCATCCAGCCGCTGCACATCACAACATTTACTTAACAGAACAGTCACCGACAACATGCTGTGTGCTGGAGACACTCGGAGCGGCGGGCCCCAGGCAAACTTGCACGACGCCTGCCAG GGCGATTCGGGAGGCCCCCTCGTGTGTCTGAACGATGGCCGCATGACTTTGGTGGGCATCATCAGCTGGGGCCTGGGCTGTGGACAGAAGGATGTCCCGGGTGTGTACACCAAGGTTACCAACTACCTAGACTGGATTCGTGACAACATGCGACCGTGA
- the PLAT gene encoding tissue-type plasminogen activator isoform X1 has translation MDAMKRGLCCVLLLCGAVFVSPSQEIHARFRRGARSYQVICRDEKTQMIYQQHQSWLRPVLRSNRVEYCWCNSGRAQCHSVPVKSCSEPRCFNGGTCQQALYFSDFVCQCPEGFAGKCCEIDTRATCYEDQGISYRGTWSTAESGAECTNWNSSVLAQKPYSGRRPDAIRLGLGNHNYCRNPDRDSKPWCYVFKAGKYTSEFCSTPACSEGNSDCYFGNGSAYRGTHSLTESGASCLPWNSMILIGKVYTAQNPSAQALGLGKHNYCRNPDGDAKPWCHVLKNRRLTWEYCDVPSCSTCGLRQYSQPQFRIKGGLFADIASHPWQAAIFAKHRRSPGERFLCGGILISSCWILSAAHCFQERFPPHHLTVILGRTYRVVPGEEEQKFEVEKYIVHKEFDDDTYDNDIALLQLKSDSSRCAQESSVVRTVCLPPADLQLPDWTECELSGYGKHEALSPFYSERLKEAHVRLYPSSRCTSQHLLNRTVTDNMLCAGDTRSGGPQANLHDACQGDSGGPLVCLNDGRMTLVGIISWGLGCGQKDVPGVYTKVTNYLDWIRDNMRP, from the exons GAAATCCATGCCCGATTCAGAAGAGGAGCCAGATCTTACCAAG TGATCTGCAGAGATGAAAAAACGCAGATGATATACCAGCAACATCAGTCATGGCTGCGCCCTGTGCTCAGAAGCAACCGGGTGGAATATTGCTGGTGCAACAGTGGCAGGGCACAGTGCCACTCAGTGCCTGTCAAAA gttgcagcgagccaaggtgTTTCAACGGGGGCACCTGCCAGCAGGCCCTGTACTTCTCAGATTTCGTGTGCCAGTGCCCCGAAGGATTTGCTGGGAAGTGCTGTGAAATAG ATACCAGGGCCACGTGCTACGAGGACCAGGGCATCAGCTACAGGGGCACGTGGAGCACAGCGGAGAGTGGCGCCGAGTGCACCAACTGGAACAGCAGCGTGTTGGCCCAGAAGCCCTACAGCGGGCGGAGGCCGGACGCCATCAGGCTGGGCCTGGGGAACCACAACTACTGCAG AAACCCAGATCGAGACTCAAAGCCCTGGTGCTACGTCTTTAAGGCGGGGAAGTACACCTCAGAGTTCTGCAGCACCCCCGCCTGCTCCGAGG GAAACAGTGACTGCTACTTTGGGAATGGGTCAGCCTACCGTGGCACGCACAGCCTCACCGAGTCGGGTGCCTCCTGCCTCCCGTGGAATTCCATGATCCTGATAGGCAAGGTTTACACAGCACAGAACCCCAGTGCCCAGGCACTGGGCCTGGGCAAACATAATTACTGCCG GAATCCTGATGGGGACGCCAAGCCCTGGTGCCATGTGCTGAAGAACCGCAGGCTGACGTGGGAGTACTGTGATGTGCCCTCCTGCT CCACCTGCGGCCTGAGACAGTACAGCCAGCCTCAGTTTCGCATCAAAGGAGGGCTCTTCGCCGACATCGCCTCCCACCCctggcaggctgccatctttgccaAGCACAGGAGGTCGCCCGGAGAGCGGTTCCTGTGCGGGGGCATACTCATCAGCTCCTGCTGGATTCTCTCTGCCGCCCACTGCTTCCAGGAGAG GTTTCCGCCCCACCACCTGACGGTGATCTTGGGCAGAACATACCGGGTGGTCCCTGGCGAGGAGGAGCAGAAATTTGAAGTAGAAAAATACATTGTCCATAAGGAATTCGATGATGACACTTACGACAATGACATTG cGCTGCTGCAGCTGAAATCGGATTCGTCCCGCTGTGCCCAGGAGAGCAGCGTGGTCCGCACTGTGTGCCTTCCCCCGGCGGACCTGCAGCTGCCGGACTGGACGGAGTGTGAGCTCTCCGGCTACGGCAAGCATGAGGCCT TGTCTCCTTTCTATTCGGAGCGGCTGAAGGAGGCTCATGTCAGACTGTACCCATCCAGCCGCTGCACATCACAACATTTACTTAACAGAACAGTCACCGACAACATGCTGTGTGCTGGAGACACTCGGAGCGGCGGGCCCCAGGCAAACTTGCACGACGCCTGCCAG GGCGATTCGGGAGGCCCCCTCGTGTGTCTGAACGATGGCCGCATGACTTTGGTGGGCATCATCAGCTGGGGCCTGGGCTGTGGACAGAAGGATGTCCCGGGTGTGTACACCAAGGTTACCAACTACCTAGACTGGATTCGTGACAACATGCGACCGTGA